Proteins encoded by one window of Fibrobacter sp. UWR2:
- a CDS encoding efflux RND transporter permease subunit → MIKASIYKPITMLMVILTVVVFGLYTYSMMVVDLMPKFDVPVVTATIIYQGANPEEIESTIIKPIEDQVELVDGIDYVQSICLENYGILVAMFNMGINVDVAANDVRSKIDLASVNFPDAVQAPIIAKVDINGAAIMSISFTGPLNSTELRQKVEDDIEPLFTAVSGVASVDIFGGTTRQISIELDKDKMLDRNVDIATIMGLFGQSNVNFPIGEVIGKRKNTSVRTSGKFRTLDEIRNMDIPTAKGVIKLSEIAVVKDTIETITSASRFNGINSVSLDIKKRSDANVVKVSEGVIKRMNEIQSTLPEGFELHLVYDKSEAVSESINNVIQNILLAIGLTAGLLLLFLGKFSTMLIAALTMPISVVGAFTLMYFAGFGINMMSLMALSSSVGLLVTNSIVVLENISEKLKLGLEPKEAAYKGTSEIMVAIMASTLTNVCVFVPIAFMKSIAGIFFRTFGLTMVFATFVSLLVTFTLTPLMAAYLFKGKKKDEFGNIIEEKPGIIATVLSIFPKVLNGIRFIYLKTLSFCLSVPGVIFQVLALVCTIALVGFLAKHALTVEIMPKQDQGMISVKLEMPVGTNIETTDSVARIIESRIKGVPEIVHYSMNVGGSNGFTTVNQATMRVKLLKDREKKKMNWPGRLRSTDEIVDSLRPYLADIPDAFISIKSASASEMSNNSSGDVVLEVNGLHADSVIKASNMIMDRIKDKIDGIVDLKTSYEAGKPEIRLVPDRQALADYGVTLQTVATYNYIAVSGYEAGQYTEDGEEYDVYVRMMEKDRQSHTDIENLPIMTPKGYVNASELFHIEDGAGPTRIERKRKRTRVDVSMNLLPGQTTGGVMNKVGALAESMKDELPEGITFSFGGQADMQNDMVDEFKVAIVMAILLTYILLIALLESFAQPFIIMMTIPMGAIGVLLALVVTGQALSMIALMAIVMLIGVVVNNAILLLDESNRLLRSGAMGRRSAMLTAAKNKFQPIVLATFASIVAQLPLAFAIGGDVATMTQPMGIASVGGLLVSAILTMYLVPTFFWLPNALFHKAKKGASKIKNKMYKHKIA, encoded by the coding sequence ATGATTAAGGCGAGTATCTATAAACCGATTACCATGCTCATGGTCATCTTGACCGTAGTGGTTTTCGGTCTCTATACCTACAGCATGATGGTGGTCGACCTGATGCCGAAATTCGACGTCCCCGTGGTCACTGCAACCATCATCTACCAAGGTGCAAACCCCGAAGAAATTGAATCCACCATCATCAAGCCCATCGAAGACCAGGTGGAACTTGTGGACGGTATCGACTACGTGCAGTCCATATGCCTTGAGAACTATGGCATTCTCGTTGCCATGTTCAACATGGGCATCAACGTGGACGTGGCTGCAAACGACGTGCGTTCCAAGATTGACCTTGCATCGGTGAACTTCCCCGATGCCGTGCAGGCTCCGATTATCGCGAAGGTCGATATCAACGGTGCCGCCATCATGTCTATCTCGTTTACCGGACCGCTCAACTCCACTGAGCTCCGCCAGAAGGTCGAAGACGATATTGAACCGCTCTTTACCGCAGTTTCCGGCGTGGCAAGCGTCGATATCTTCGGTGGTACAACGCGCCAGATTTCTATTGAGCTCGACAAGGACAAGATGCTCGACCGCAACGTCGATATCGCGACCATCATGGGGCTCTTCGGGCAGTCGAACGTGAACTTCCCTATCGGTGAAGTTATCGGCAAGCGCAAGAACACGAGCGTGCGTACTTCGGGCAAGTTCAGGACTCTCGACGAGATCCGCAACATGGATATCCCGACGGCGAAGGGCGTCATCAAACTTTCCGAAATCGCAGTCGTCAAGGATACTATCGAGACCATTACATCGGCTTCGCGCTTCAACGGCATAAACTCCGTCTCGCTCGACATCAAGAAGCGTTCTGATGCGAACGTGGTGAAGGTTTCCGAAGGCGTTATCAAGCGCATGAACGAAATCCAGAGTACACTCCCCGAAGGTTTCGAACTTCACCTGGTGTACGACAAGTCCGAAGCGGTTAGCGAATCTATCAACAACGTTATCCAGAACATCCTTCTCGCTATCGGACTTACCGCGGGCCTTTTGCTCCTGTTCCTCGGCAAGTTCTCGACAATGCTTATTGCGGCCCTCACGATGCCTATTTCCGTGGTCGGTGCGTTTACGCTCATGTACTTCGCGGGCTTCGGCATCAACATGATGTCCTTGATGGCTCTCTCTTCATCAGTGGGCTTGCTTGTTACGAACTCCATCGTGGTGCTTGAGAACATCAGCGAAAAACTGAAGCTCGGGCTCGAACCGAAAGAAGCCGCCTACAAGGGCACATCCGAAATCATGGTCGCCATCATGGCATCGACACTCACCAACGTGTGCGTGTTCGTGCCTATCGCCTTCATGAAGTCCATCGCCGGTATATTCTTCCGCACGTTCGGCCTTACCATGGTGTTCGCCACGTTCGTGTCACTCCTCGTGACCTTCACGCTGACACCGCTCATGGCCGCCTACCTGTTCAAGGGCAAGAAGAAGGATGAATTCGGCAACATCATCGAAGAAAAGCCTGGTATTATCGCAACTGTGCTGAGCATCTTCCCGAAGGTTCTGAACGGCATCCGCTTTATCTACCTCAAGACGCTTTCGTTCTGCCTCTCCGTTCCGGGCGTTATCTTCCAGGTGCTCGCACTCGTGTGCACAATCGCCCTGGTCGGGTTCTTGGCCAAGCACGCCCTTACGGTTGAAATCATGCCGAAGCAGGACCAGGGCATGATCAGCGTCAAGCTCGAAATGCCCGTGGGTACCAACATCGAGACGACCGACAGCGTCGCCCGCATTATCGAATCCAGAATCAAGGGTGTTCCCGAAATTGTGCACTACAGCATGAACGTGGGTGGTTCGAACGGCTTTACGACTGTGAACCAGGCCACCATGCGTGTAAAACTCCTGAAGGACCGTGAAAAGAAGAAAATGAATTGGCCGGGCCGTTTGCGCAGCACAGATGAAATCGTCGACTCCCTGCGCCCCTACCTCGCCGACATTCCCGACGCCTTCATCTCTATCAAGTCGGCATCCGCCTCCGAAATGAGCAACAACTCCTCGGGCGACGTGGTGCTCGAAGTGAACGGCCTGCATGCTGACTCCGTCATCAAGGCCTCGAACATGATCATGGACCGCATCAAGGACAAGATTGACGGTATCGTGGACCTCAAGACTAGTTACGAAGCGGGTAAGCCCGAAATCCGCCTTGTCCCGGACCGCCAAGCGCTCGCCGACTACGGCGTAACGCTCCAGACGGTCGCTACCTACAACTACATTGCGGTGAGCGGCTACGAAGCGGGCCAGTACACCGAAGACGGCGAAGAATACGACGTGTACGTGCGCATGATGGAAAAGGACCGCCAGAGCCATACCGATATCGAGAACCTGCCGATCATGACCCCGAAGGGCTACGTGAACGCCAGCGAACTCTTCCATATCGAAGACGGTGCAGGCCCGACACGTATCGAACGCAAGCGCAAGCGCACCCGCGTAGACGTGTCCATGAACCTGCTCCCCGGACAGACGACCGGCGGCGTCATGAACAAGGTCGGCGCCCTAGCCGAAAGCATGAAGGACGAACTTCCCGAAGGCATCACCTTCAGTTTCGGTGGCCAGGCAGACATGCAGAACGACATGGTGGACGAATTCAAGGTGGCCATCGTCATGGCAATCCTCCTCACCTACATTCTGCTTATTGCGCTTCTCGAAAGTTTCGCGCAGCCGTTCATCATCATGATGACCATCCCGATGGGTGCTATCGGCGTGTTGCTGGCCCTTGTCGTTACCGGCCAGGCACTCTCGATGATTGCCCTCATGGCCATAGTGATGCTTATCGGCGTGGTGGTGAACAACGCTATTCTATTGCTCGACGAATCGAACAGGCTGCTCCGAAGCGGTGCGATGGGCCGGCGTTCGGCCATGCTTACCGCAGCCAAGAACAAGTTCCAGCCGATCGTGCTTGCAACGTTCGCTTCCATCGTGGCACAGCTCCCGCTCGCATTCGCCATCGGTGGCGACGTGGCCACAATGACCCAGCCCATGGGTATTGCCTCCGTGGGTGGCCTCCTCGTGTCGGCTATCCTTACGATGTACCTCGTGCCTACGTTCTTCTGGCTCCCGAACGCACTCTTCCACAAGGCGAAGAAGGGCGCAAGCAAGATCAAGAACAAGATGTACAAGCACAAGATCGCATAA
- a CDS encoding efflux RND transporter periplasmic adaptor subunit — protein sequence MNQFTKAIITVSAASLLLVGCDLKKEEKTEAKPTTIEEIQKEKGKPARVVKATAAKLNDIRKFSGSIEGMQQSYAIAKMGDPLAKINVQVGSSVKKDQVLAEFIFTGDNTQYQQAQEQVALLEKVTERMRELHAKGGISQQEMDSQEMQLKIAKMNLETARRATKILAPSAGVVTELNYKVGQTPGVGGVFCTIAKLDQVILKLNVTSNDIGYFKKGATATVTIAGEKIRGKVTLIPLAANPQTRFFPVEVTFDNKKKKLLPGMYVTAELDAREVSGIVVPTEAIVYRNGVNAVWTVDNEGKARRKIVSLGVQTKDDIQITEGLEDNETVIVEGQNRMSDGDKVLVVE from the coding sequence ATGAACCAGTTCACCAAAGCAATCATTACCGTTTCCGCAGCCTCGCTTCTTCTTGTCGGTTGCGACCTCAAGAAAGAAGAGAAAACCGAAGCAAAGCCCACCACAATCGAAGAAATCCAGAAGGAAAAGGGCAAGCCCGCGCGCGTGGTGAAAGCGACCGCCGCCAAGCTCAACGATATCCGCAAGTTCAGCGGCTCCATCGAGGGCATGCAACAGTCCTACGCCATCGCAAAGATGGGCGACCCGCTTGCAAAGATCAATGTGCAGGTCGGTTCTTCCGTGAAGAAAGACCAGGTGCTCGCCGAATTCATCTTTACAGGCGATAACACTCAGTACCAGCAGGCTCAAGAACAGGTGGCCCTCCTCGAGAAGGTGACCGAACGCATGCGCGAACTCCATGCCAAGGGCGGCATCAGCCAGCAGGAAATGGACTCGCAAGAGATGCAGCTCAAGATTGCGAAGATGAACCTCGAGACCGCACGCCGTGCGACGAAGATTCTTGCACCGTCTGCAGGCGTGGTTACTGAACTCAACTACAAGGTTGGCCAGACTCCGGGCGTTGGTGGCGTGTTCTGCACCATCGCGAAACTCGACCAGGTCATCCTCAAGCTGAACGTCACGAGCAACGACATCGGTTACTTCAAGAAGGGGGCTACTGCAACGGTCACCATCGCAGGCGAAAAGATCAGGGGCAAGGTGACACTTATCCCGCTCGCCGCCAACCCGCAGACCCGATTCTTCCCGGTGGAAGTTACGTTCGACAACAAGAAAAAGAAACTCCTTCCCGGCATGTACGTGACTGCCGAACTCGACGCCCGCGAAGTGAGCGGCATCGTGGTGCCGACCGAAGCCATTGTCTACCGCAATGGCGTGAACGCCGTATGGACCGTCGACAACGAAGGCAAAGCCCGCCGCAAGATTGTGTCGCTCGGCGTGCAGACCAAGGACGACATCCAGATTACGGAAGGCTTGGAAGACAACGAGACCGTCATCGTGGAAGGCCAGAACCGCATGAGCGACGGCGACAAGGTATTGGTTGTCGAATAA
- a CDS encoding TolC family protein, with translation MSRNLALISALALAVTLPSWAGKTYTREEAVSIALEKSSDVKSAEEDLKSATSQVKAGYGNALPSIDLNATVTRIFGLDDVNPKDTSMAMEMISLGQKMGFGDPSPWDAMSLGAVNGLANAMKSQAYRWQSSVGITATQILYAEGKVGTGIEIAKAYKRISEVNLENKKAQVRYDVENAFDQLIYLDSAIQIMYAGRDLLQENLNFVEQSKNSGMATELDLIRVQLSMDQLNSRIKNTEKSRILARNALLNTMGLEWETDVQFQGELRDPAAGFTYPDTSMANVKKRRKELVMLEETETMKTLNIDIESGGYKPTVVLLGGIKYSNNQNKITEWDAPKWDKLNKYVALNVSMNLFNGMKTRESVAQAKSSLRSTQIQKETAERGFRLQIESCANTLEDANVQIEIAKSQVDLAQKNYDLTNEAYKLGRETQLNLLSAENSLRTAKLDYMSAIVEWNKAYNALLQATGEY, from the coding sequence ATGTCAAGGAATTTGGCCCTAATTTCGGCTCTTGCTCTTGCCGTTACACTGCCCAGTTGGGCAGGTAAGACCTATACGCGTGAAGAAGCCGTCAGCATCGCTCTCGAGAAGTCGTCGGACGTGAAGTCCGCGGAAGAAGACCTCAAATCGGCAACATCCCAGGTTAAGGCCGGTTACGGCAATGCTCTCCCCAGTATCGACCTGAACGCGACCGTTACGCGTATTTTTGGCCTGGACGATGTCAACCCGAAAGACACCTCGATGGCCATGGAAATGATTTCGCTGGGCCAGAAAATGGGCTTTGGCGACCCCTCCCCATGGGATGCGATGTCGCTTGGTGCCGTCAACGGCCTTGCTAACGCCATGAAGTCCCAGGCTTACCGCTGGCAGTCCAGCGTGGGCATTACCGCAACGCAGATCCTTTACGCCGAAGGCAAGGTGGGTACCGGTATCGAGATTGCCAAGGCTTACAAGCGCATTAGCGAGGTGAACCTCGAAAACAAGAAGGCGCAGGTCCGCTACGATGTCGAGAACGCCTTTGACCAGCTCATCTACCTGGATTCCGCAATCCAGATCATGTACGCCGGCCGCGACCTGCTCCAGGAAAACCTGAACTTCGTGGAACAGTCGAAGAACAGTGGAATGGCAACCGAGCTTGACCTCATCCGTGTGCAGCTCTCGATGGACCAGCTGAATTCCAGGATCAAGAACACCGAGAAGAGTCGCATTCTCGCCCGCAATGCCCTCCTCAACACGATGGGCCTAGAATGGGAAACCGACGTGCAGTTCCAGGGCGAACTCCGTGACCCCGCAGCCGGCTTTACCTACCCCGATACCAGCATGGCAAACGTCAAGAAGCGCCGCAAGGAACTTGTGATGCTCGAAGAGACGGAAACCATGAAGACGCTCAATATCGATATCGAGTCCGGTGGATACAAGCCTACGGTCGTGCTCCTTGGCGGAATCAAGTATTCGAACAACCAGAACAAGATTACCGAATGGGACGCCCCCAAGTGGGATAAACTCAATAAGTACGTGGCGCTGAACGTGTCGATGAACCTGTTCAACGGCATGAAGACTCGCGAAAGCGTGGCCCAGGCCAAGTCCAGCCTCCGCAGCACGCAGATCCAGAAGGAAACCGCCGAACGTGGGTTCCGCCTGCAGATTGAGTCTTGCGCGAACACCCTAGAAGACGCTAACGTCCAGATTGAAATCGCGAAGAGCCAGGTCGACCTCGCGCAGAAGAACTACGACCTTACGAACGAAGCCTACAAGCTTGGCCGCGAGACGCAATTGAACCTGCTCAGCGCAGAAAACAGCCTGCGAACTGCAAAGCTCGACTACATGTCGGCCATCGTCGAATGGAACAAGGCATACAACGCCCTTCTGCAGGCCACCGGAGAATATTAA
- a CDS encoding YbaB/EbfC family nucleoid-associated protein: protein MDMSKMLKDLQKMQSKMMKAQNDLKAQSFDAEAGGGMVKVAINGQGVLTMIKINPDAVDKDDVEALEDLVMAAVNSAIKKKDEAAQSSLNSITGGMKIPGLM, encoded by the coding sequence ATGGACATGAGCAAAATGCTGAAGGACCTTCAGAAGATGCAGAGCAAGATGATGAAGGCCCAGAACGACCTCAAGGCACAGAGTTTCGACGCCGAAGCCGGTGGCGGCATGGTCAAAGTTGCCATCAACGGGCAGGGCGTGCTGACGATGATCAAGATTAACCCCGACGCCGTCGACAAGGACGATGTGGAGGCCCTCGAGGACCTGGTCATGGCCGCCGTGAACTCGGCCATCAAGAAGAAAGACGAGGCTGCACAATCCAGCCTGAACAGCATTACCGGCGGGATGAAGATTCCCGGGTTGATGTAG
- the dnaX gene encoding DNA polymerase III subunit gamma/tau produces the protein MAYVAMARKWRPQSFDDMVGQEHIAKTLKNAIEGGRLHHAFLFTGTRGVGKTTSARILARTLNCSGGDPLHPCGQCESCKDIAGGNPMDVYEIDAASNTGVENIRDVIDRVQYPPVIGKYKIFIIDEVHMLSTGAFNALLKTLEEPPPHVIFIFATTEVNKVPQTILSRVQRFDFKRLTIEQIISRLRYICDQEGINASDEALNIFAEKADGSMRDGLTYFDQAYAFTGSEMDADSVRSVLGIPPTELFFELIQAIESHNLKGCFVMVDKSVNRGIEFGPLLDGFGKFLRNLIYSRIDAFTPDALNLSAEHYAKLKEAAPALSNGDLLRISKMLIDMQAQIRYSSNPRLLVETTFARMAWLDRLTDLRRALAAINSPKSAADEALKKKVSDIQAMLAEQASASAGDDPAQGAFSENESAYSRYEITAAWPSIVASLADCGDLQFSAAINGSVLEAGDLKAEPFPLSLTYTGESDQSIPWGYQQMLDHPEFVQRTREILEDKLQTKITLSLKARAYTEEERASRRNAQMSPYEKDLEKEACLKELVRIFGGELVYSKPIGKQTESMPVESTDELNEN, from the coding sequence ATGGCATACGTAGCAATGGCCCGCAAGTGGCGCCCGCAGTCTTTTGACGACATGGTCGGGCAGGAACATATCGCAAAGACCCTCAAGAACGCGATTGAAGGGGGTCGTCTTCATCATGCATTCCTTTTTACCGGCACCCGCGGTGTAGGCAAGACCACCAGTGCCCGTATCCTCGCCCGCACGCTCAACTGCTCCGGCGGCGATCCCCTGCATCCGTGTGGCCAGTGCGAAAGCTGTAAGGATATTGCGGGCGGAAACCCGATGGATGTCTACGAAATTGACGCCGCCTCCAATACCGGCGTCGAGAACATCCGCGATGTCATCGACCGCGTACAGTACCCGCCTGTTATCGGCAAGTACAAGATTTTCATTATCGACGAAGTCCACATGCTTTCTACCGGGGCTTTCAATGCGCTCCTCAAGACGCTCGAGGAACCTCCCCCGCATGTGATTTTCATTTTCGCGACTACCGAAGTCAACAAGGTGCCGCAGACTATCCTCAGCCGCGTGCAGCGATTCGACTTCAAGCGCCTGACCATCGAGCAGATCATCTCGCGCCTACGCTATATCTGCGACCAGGAAGGCATCAACGCGAGCGACGAGGCTCTTAATATCTTCGCCGAGAAGGCGGACGGTTCCATGCGTGACGGCCTCACCTATTTTGACCAGGCCTACGCGTTCACGGGTAGCGAGATGGACGCCGATTCCGTGCGTTCCGTGCTCGGCATCCCGCCCACCGAGCTCTTCTTCGAACTTATCCAGGCCATCGAGAGCCACAACCTCAAGGGCTGCTTCGTGATGGTCGACAAGTCGGTAAACCGCGGCATCGAATTTGGCCCGCTGCTCGATGGTTTCGGCAAGTTCCTCCGGAACCTCATCTACAGCCGCATCGATGCCTTTACGCCCGATGCCCTGAACCTTTCCGCGGAACACTACGCGAAACTCAAGGAAGCGGCCCCCGCGCTCAGCAACGGCGACCTGCTGCGCATTTCCAAGATGCTTATCGACATGCAGGCGCAGATCCGTTACAGCTCTAACCCGCGCCTCCTTGTTGAGACGACGTTTGCCCGCATGGCGTGGCTCGACCGGCTCACCGACCTGAGGCGCGCGCTTGCCGCCATAAACAGCCCGAAATCAGCCGCCGACGAGGCGTTAAAAAAAAAAGTAAGTGATATCCAGGCGATGCTTGCCGAGCAGGCGTCGGCTTCTGCCGGCGACGACCCGGCCCAGGGTGCATTCTCGGAAAACGAGAGTGCCTATTCCCGTTACGAGATTACGGCCGCGTGGCCATCTATCGTGGCATCGCTTGCTGACTGCGGCGACTTGCAGTTCTCGGCAGCAATAAACGGCTCCGTGCTCGAGGCGGGCGACCTCAAGGCTGAACCCTTCCCGCTTTCGCTCACCTACACGGGAGAATCCGACCAGAGCATCCCCTGGGGTTACCAGCAGATGCTTGACCATCCGGAGTTCGTGCAGCGCACCCGCGAGATTCTCGAGGACAAGCTCCAGACCAAGATTACGCTTTCGCTCAAGGCCCGCGCCTACACAGAGGAAGAACGTGCCTCCAGGCGCAATGCACAGATGAGCCCTTACGAAAAGGACCTCGAAAAGGAGGCCTGCCTGAAGGAACTCGTAAGAATTTTCGGCGGCGAATTGGTATATTCTAAGCCGATTGGAAAACAAACGGAATCGATGCCTGTCGAATCCACGGACGAACTTAACGAAAACTAA
- a CDS encoding ATP-dependent DNA helicase RecG: MEISQLPGLGPKRVEALHKAGLNSVADLLYNIPRTYLDQTKVTPIGNCRVGEKVVLIGRISRSGIVRGRKSRFVATLSDGTGEIQLLFFHAASFWARRIKNDTRWLVTGQVGEFRGLQMTHPDIQPLDDDEEFSGCIQPVYSISEACRDARMEQKFFRGLYKTIFNFPGLTLPGLCPRELTDYLHFAPVMQNLRTLHQPKEFPAIYRAKRELKVLELLPFCLRMVKRRENQKLRGHERQIDLGTVMAAKARLPFSLTRGQEDALDTIVAGLNGKKQFHALLQGDVGCGKTVVAMLAMMAVCGAGLNGAGGNAGLNSAGGGMREQCALMVPTDILARQHYKSLKPFFDAAGLNVRLLVGATPAAERKVILGELQMGLADVVIGTHALFSKDVIFSRLGFVIIDEQHRFGVGQREALLAKGDYPDMLVMSATPIPRSLAMTLYGDLKVVSIKEKPAGRKPIKTRLVNAAKREDMKKFICSEAAGGNLCYWIASRVGTDEEGGARSVDEIVEELRAYIAGPGRAFLGATSGSVTALNGAALKVAGVHGQMDEAQRDEIIAQFAAGKIQILVATTVIEVGVNVPAANLMVIDQPDRFGLAQLHQLRGRVGRGDAQAWCFLMIPEGDAAESSMERLSQFSQTEDGFEIAELDLQNRGAGNLEGNEQSGAWVFRWFDWIADQELISRTIETAEHILHDKDAFSDAAREKIQAWYGEKEFVNEDGVH; this comes from the coding sequence ATGGAAATTTCTCAACTACCGGGGCTTGGGCCCAAGCGCGTAGAGGCGCTCCACAAGGCGGGGCTGAATTCCGTCGCCGACCTGCTGTACAATATCCCCCGCACCTACCTCGACCAGACGAAGGTGACGCCCATCGGGAACTGCCGCGTTGGCGAAAAGGTGGTGCTCATTGGCCGCATTTCGCGCTCGGGAATCGTGCGCGGGCGCAAATCAAGGTTCGTGGCGACGCTTAGCGACGGCACGGGTGAAATCCAACTGCTGTTCTTCCACGCGGCGAGTTTCTGGGCGCGCAGGATCAAGAACGATACCCGCTGGCTTGTCACGGGACAGGTCGGCGAGTTTCGCGGCCTGCAGATGACGCACCCTGACATACAGCCCCTCGATGATGACGAGGAATTCAGCGGCTGCATCCAGCCGGTATATTCCATCAGCGAGGCTTGTCGCGATGCCCGCATGGAACAGAAGTTCTTCCGCGGACTTTACAAGACGATTTTCAACTTTCCGGGGCTCACACTGCCTGGGTTATGCCCGAGGGAACTTACTGACTACCTGCACTTTGCGCCGGTGATGCAGAACCTGCGCACGCTTCACCAGCCCAAGGAGTTCCCTGCCATTTACAGGGCGAAGCGTGAACTGAAGGTTCTGGAACTGCTGCCGTTTTGCCTACGCATGGTGAAACGGCGCGAGAACCAGAAGTTGCGCGGGCACGAGAGGCAGATTGACCTCGGAACGGTGATGGCGGCGAAGGCGCGCCTCCCCTTCTCGCTTACGCGCGGGCAAGAAGACGCCCTCGATACGATTGTCGCGGGCCTGAACGGGAAGAAACAATTTCATGCGTTGCTGCAGGGCGATGTCGGCTGCGGCAAGACCGTGGTCGCGATGCTTGCGATGATGGCGGTGTGCGGCGCTGGATTAAACGGCGCGGGCGGCAATGCTGGTTTGAACAGCGCGGGCGGCGGGATGCGCGAGCAATGTGCGCTGATGGTGCCGACGGATATCCTTGCGCGGCAACACTACAAGAGCCTCAAGCCGTTCTTCGATGCGGCGGGCCTGAACGTACGCCTGCTGGTGGGAGCCACACCTGCGGCAGAACGCAAGGTTATTCTCGGGGAACTCCAGATGGGGCTTGCCGACGTGGTTATCGGCACGCATGCCCTGTTCAGCAAGGACGTGATTTTCTCGCGGCTCGGCTTCGTCATCATCGACGAACAGCATCGATTTGGCGTGGGCCAGCGCGAAGCCTTGCTTGCGAAGGGCGACTACCCCGACATGCTCGTGATGAGCGCGACGCCGATTCCGCGAAGCCTCGCCATGACGCTCTATGGCGATTTGAAAGTGGTTAGCATCAAGGAAAAGCCTGCGGGTCGCAAGCCTATCAAGACGCGCCTCGTGAATGCGGCCAAGCGCGAGGACATGAAGAAGTTTATCTGTAGTGAGGCGGCCGGTGGCAACCTGTGCTACTGGATCGCAAGCCGCGTGGGCACCGACGAAGAAGGCGGCGCGCGCAGTGTCGACGAAATTGTCGAGGAACTCCGCGCATATATTGCGGGGCCGGGCCGCGCATTTCTTGGCGCAACATCGGGCTCTGTTACGGCGTTAAACGGCGCCGCGCTGAAGGTTGCCGGCGTGCACGGCCAGATGGACGAGGCGCAGCGCGACGAAATCATCGCGCAGTTCGCTGCCGGAAAGATACAGATCCTTGTGGCAACGACCGTCATAGAAGTCGGCGTGAACGTGCCTGCGGCAAACCTGATGGTCATCGATCAGCCGGACCGCTTTGGACTCGCGCAGCTGCACCAGCTGCGTGGCCGTGTAGGCCGCGGCGACGCCCAGGCCTGGTGCTTTTTGATGATTCCGGAGGGCGACGCCGCCGAGTCTAGCATGGAACGCCTCTCGCAGTTCTCTCAGACCGAAGATGGCTTCGAGATTGCGGAACTTGACCTGCAGAATCGCGGTGCTGGAAACCTTGAAGGCAACGAGCAAAGCGGCGCATGGGTGTTCCGTTGGTTCGACTGGATTGCCGACCAGGAACTCATCTCGCGTACCATCGAGACTGCCGAGCACATTTTACACGACAAGGATGCCTTCAGTGATGCTGCGCGTGAAAAGATCCAGGCGTGGTATGGCGAAAAGGAATTCGTGAACGAAGACGGCGTGCACTAG
- a CDS encoding MlaD family protein, with protein sequence MNKSDRIIGYVSLFALIALFAGIAYGMVVAHEHVTYKAYVDFSELGSLQPEDPVVIRGYTVGTIGKVTWMGDRARVEVKFDEPIVIREGTQFNDVNYAIMGQRRLEIIPNKNGKVLPEDYVHQGNFEPGIAEALRYMEDVNAQITNVREVITLITQGDSTHKSAQEVYEDVMQTIEGVLQSADKTIDQLNPAVNTLVRQLNDASKSVADMANQVDTTVKVTTDALNSKIKQADDVIASIAEGTRKAEQMIAEIEKSPAMDKLVNSREVVDRIEDIVKKTKKLIAAIDTKGIKMYDENGKQVKLFTWKNTNLIGATAREKAKLRAEKGEALPGSEEVEGE encoded by the coding sequence ATGAATAAGTCCGACAGGATTATTGGATATGTTTCGCTTTTTGCGCTTATTGCGCTGTTCGCGGGCATTGCCTACGGCATGGTCGTGGCGCACGAGCACGTGACCTACAAGGCCTATGTCGATTTTAGCGAGCTTGGTTCCCTGCAGCCCGAGGACCCGGTGGTTATCCGCGGCTATACCGTGGGCACTATCGGCAAGGTCACCTGGATGGGCGACCGCGCTCGCGTGGAGGTCAAGTTCGACGAGCCTATCGTGATTCGCGAGGGTACGCAGTTCAACGACGTGAACTACGCCATCATGGGCCAGCGCAGGCTGGAGATTATCCCGAACAAGAACGGCAAGGTGCTCCCGGAGGACTATGTCCACCAGGGAAATTTCGAGCCGGGTATCGCGGAGGCGCTCCGCTACATGGAAGACGTGAATGCCCAGATTACGAATGTGCGCGAAGTAATCACGCTCATTACGCAGGGCGATTCCACGCACAAGTCCGCGCAGGAAGTCTACGAAGACGTGATGCAGACTATCGAGGGTGTCCTCCAGAGTGCCGACAAGACCATTGACCAGCTGAACCCTGCCGTCAATACGCTCGTAAGGCAGCTGAACGATGCGAGCAAGTCTGTTGCCGACATGGCAAACCAGGTGGATACGACGGTCAAGGTGACTACGGATGCGCTGAATAGCAAGATTAAGCAGGCGGACGACGTGATTGCCTCCATTGCAGAAGGGACCCGCAAGGCCGAGCAGATGATTGCCGAAATCGAGAAGTCGCCGGCGATGGATAAACTCGTCAACTCGCGCGAGGTCGTAGACCGCATCGAAGACATTGTCAAGAAGACGAAGAAGCTTATCGCCGCCATCGACACGAAGGGCATCAAGATGTACGACGAGAACGGCAAACAGGTGAAGCTGTTCACGTGGAAGAATACGAACCTTATCGGCGCTACCGCCCGCGAAAAAGCGAAACTCCGCGCAGAGAAGGGCGAAGCCCTGCCGGGATCGGAAGAAGTCGAAGGCGAATAA